In Microplitis demolitor isolate Queensland-Clemson2020A chromosome 9, iyMicDemo2.1a, whole genome shotgun sequence, one genomic interval encodes:
- the LOC128668670 gene encoding GATA zinc finger domain-containing protein 15-like, with protein NNNNNNNNNNNNNNNNNNNNNNNNNNNNNNNNNNNNNNNNNNNNNNNNNNNNNNNNNNNNNNNNNNNNNNNNNNNNNNNNNNNNNNNNNNNNNNNNNNNNNNNNNNNNNNNNNNNNNNNNNNNNNNNNNNNNNNNNNNNNNNNNNNNNNNNNNNNNNNNNNNNNNNNNNNNNNNNNNNNNNNNNNNNNNNNNNNNNNNNNNNNNNNNNNNNNNNNNNNNNNNNNNNNNNNNNNNNNNNNNNNNNNNNNNNNNNNNKPFCRQHRNDNAD; from the exons aataataataataataataataataataataataataataataataataataataataataataataataataataataataataataataataataataataataataataataataataataataataataataataataataataataataataataataataataataataataataataataataataataataataataataataataataataataataataataataataataataataataataataataataataataataataataataataataataataataataataataataataataataataataataataataataataataataataataataataataataataataataataataataataataataataataataataataataataataataataataataataataataataataataataataataataataataataataataataataataataataataataataataataataataataataataataataataataataataataataataataataataataataataataataataataataataataataataataataataataataataataataataataataataataataataataataataataataataataataataataataataataataataataataataataataataataataataataataataataataataataataataataataataataataataataataataataataataaac cattttgtcgacaacatcgcaacgacaatgctgat